The genome window GCGAGTTCCGGGACAGAAATGAGTgtccgaatgggacaagtgtcactgtgggtgtgtgggtgtcgGGAACTCGGTCGACCAGAAGGGGGCGCCATGGCTCCATTTCAGCATCTTTAAGGAGTTTCTCGAGCGAAACTCCTGCGACGAGCTGCGTCTGTGCCGTCCGCAGGTGGAGGAGACTGGACGGAACCCCTGTTATCAGTCATCATCACTCCTCGTCTCCTGCTCCTTCTTGACCGGAGTCCGCTGGAGCCGCTCGACTCGGGTCCGAATCCGAGTGACGTCATCCGATTCTGGGAACCGCCCCCGCGGAGTGAAGAGTGAAGGCGCGCTCCCTGTCGTGGGGCGACGGAGTTCACGGAAGGAGGGAGGAGACGGTTTGCCGGAGGCAGAAACACGGGAATTTTTTCTCGGGATTTCCACGCTCCCCCACGCCTCTCCGCCACGCCCCTCCTCCCATCCCACCCACCCAGCCAGCCAGCCCGTCCCGATCTGCGAACGGCGAACTTTGCTTCTATGAGCAAACTCTAGTCTGCAATAAACGGGCTCCTTCGGTCGGAACTCCGACCTCCGGCCGCGCCGTCCGTCCTGCTCTCGCTCACGCGCCTCGCTGTGTGACATGCTGTCAGTGTCACGCTGAGCGCGCGCCCGCCATGGAGGAGTGCAGGAACGAGGTGGACCTgctgtccagcagcagcagcagcaacaacaacatcGCCCCGCTGTGGAAGAGGCGCGCCGGGGACCACGTGGGCCCTAGGGGGGCGAGCTCCTCGTGCAGCAAGCCCAGACCCGTGAGCTACCAGGTGGACGGGGTGCTCGTGACGGACTTCCCGGTGGAAGAGGGCAGCTGCGGCGGCGACACCGCCAACACCGCCGTGCTCAGGCACGTGCTCAGCGCACCCGTCCCCAAGAGCCGGGTGGTCAGAAGCATCAGCATCGGACACTCGTCGCGGGCTCGACGCCCGCTGTCCAAAAGCGCGTCGGGAGGCGAGCCGCCGACCGCCGGTGACCGGGTGCCGAGCGCCAATGGTGGCCCTCAGGCCGAGGAGTCGCGCGGAGACCCCCGGCAGCGCCTGTCCGTCCCCGTGGCCCTCGTGTCGCAGACGGACCGGATCGTTTTTGGCTCGAGTCCCGAGTCCTCGGACCGCGGCCGGAGAAAGCCCGACGACTCCATGTCAGTCGTGAACAACAACTACCTGGAGTGCTGGAACCCGCCGATCGAGGACCAGGATGCCCCGTCCACTCCACGCTCTTCCAGCATCTCCTCTGGCTCCTCCATGTCCTGTACCCCATCggaccccccgacccccaccagCCCCTTCGCGGGGCTGCTCCTGAGGCAAGGCGCGGAGGGCAGAGTGCCCCCCGGCATCGTGCTGAGCACCAACAGCCCGGCGGCGCTCAAGATGGGCACCCAGCAGCTCATCCCCAGGGGGCTCGCGTCCAACACGCGGCTCGGCAAGGCAGGTAACCACGGCAACCAAGAGCCCGCCAAGAGGGCCCAGCGTGTCCGCAGCATGGTGGAGACGGGCTCCTTCTCCATGGGAGGGGATGACGGCGAGGATGCTCCAGACAGCCCCGGGGCCCTTCGAAGGGGGCTTCGATCCACATCGTACCGGCGCGCGATGGACAGCAGGGGTGACCTGGAGCTCCCCGGTCACACCAGATCCCATCGGTTGTCACAACCGGTGCTCCGAGACctgcaggaggagagagagctGCTGGCCAATCCAGGGAAGAGCCGGGTGGGTATGGGCTCCAGCCCAGCGCAGCGATGTCACTGTTCTTTTCGCGCGTGTTTGACGGCTACTCGTGCCAATGCACCGGAGGCCACGTTTTAGGGTAATGACGCCTCCTCCGCCTTCCTCCCACAGGTTGTGGAGAAGAGGAAGCCGCTGCCCACCCAAAGGACGTTCGATGGTGAAGGTGAGTAGTTCACACAGGAGCTGCACCTCGAACCGTAACCCATAGCGCTGCATGTCTGTGCTCAGCTGAGTTCAGGAAAGTCCTGGGATCTCATCCTGTGACCTACTGGGTCTCTACTTTTCCAAAGCTCACTGTGGTTCTGTTGCGgtgaaaatgacacatttcagTCATTTGTGTCTTTCTGCATTTAGGTTCATCACAGCGTTTGTTTATTCTTATTGTGTATCGCTATTTAGCtcaggagggggcggggtggtgcagtggcgcagtgggttggaccgggtcctgctttccagtgggtctggggttcgagtcccgcttggggtgccttgcgatggactggcgtcccatcctgggtgtgtccccctccccctctggccctatgccctgtgttaccgggttaggctccggttccccgcgaccccgtatgggacaagcagttctgaaaatgtgtgtgtgtgtgtgtttagctcaGTGTTTgacatgtagtgtgtgtgtatcggaATGTAATTTTTGAGTTACACGTGCAGGTGTGTAGGAAGAGAACACGAAGCGCACAGCTCTCAGCTCTCGAGTGTACAGCATCTTTATCCCGAACACGTCTCCTGTCCAGGACGTCCCGAGAACTGTGctgaacttgtgtgtgtgtgtgtgtgtgtgacctgtgtgCCGCTCTTGCCACCAGAGGACGAGGTTCTGTACCAGAACTACCAGGAGAAAGCCCTGCACAATGACTCGGACGAGGACGCCGAGCCCAAGGAGCCAGAGTCAGACAACGGCATCGTGGTTCAGTACCGATCCCCCCGCATCTCGTGGAGTCAGCTGAGCGTGGTGAGAAGCGAGCGTGGCTGGGGGTCCACGTGGCCCGTACCCGAGGCCGGCCTGCGCGCTCCCGTCTCGCGCCGAACGTGTTTGCTGTCAGCCGGTGCTCCGCCTGGTTCTGGTTCTAGCCCGGGTCCTGGCTGGggcgaggggggagggggggatccGATCGCCCTGTTGCGCAATGCATCTGGCAGCCGAAGCAGGCAGGAATGCGGTGTTGTTTTCCGCTCGGctgtttcctcctcctctgaagAGACGTGCCAGGGACGGTCATGGAGGGCTGCTCGTTTCTGTGTCCCCTTGGCACAGCGCCCCCGCCTGGGCAGACGGAGCGGGGCAGCGCTCGGAGGAGCCGTCAAACAACTGGACTTGTGACCGGAATGTGACGGGCTCGAAGAGCCCAGTCGCACGGCCCCCTGGGGTGCCCAGCTGGAACAGGGAGTGTCTCATGATGGGGGCATCCAGATGTTCCATAAATCACCTCCATGTGTTCCAGCCTTACTGAGATGTTCTCGCTGCTTCTCAGAAACCAGGCGTTTCTGAGAACGCGGCCCTTTTGCTTTCAGCCCCCCCTTCACCTGCCACCACTTTGTCacctgtgtgtctcctcctcctccctctgagCTGCTTGCAGAAACCCGACGGGGTGAAGGTCGCTTACGCTGCGTGGCTGCTAGGTAACGGGCACGGTGCAGCTGCCCTGCCCTTGCACTCCCAGCTTGTATGGTTTCCACTTGTTTGCCAAAGGCGTCGCATCGCAAGGGCCTGGGGGGGTGCGAGGGCGGCTGTAGACAGTTGAGGAGCACAGCGGTCGTGTGGGTTCAGATATCAGCTGGCAGACAGAAGGAAGCTTTAGGGCAGCTGGGTTTCTTGGCTGGGCTGCGTCCGTCCCCTGGGGGCTCCACCTGACAGCCTGTTCGTAGTTCCTCATGTCATTAACTCATGTTGGACACAAAAGCAGGATGGTCGCAGGTCCAGAATGTGGCTGGAAGCCTGGAACTGCAGTGGCTTCCTCCTCCGCACACTtcttacactcacacacacacacacacacacacacacacttctgtatTCATTTCTTGGACACTTTTCAGCTCAGAGTGAACAAAGTACACAAGTGCACCCAAGAGCGGGTTCTTCTGTCCTGGTTAAGAATTAACAGGAATTTTTTCCAGGGCTCACGATGTATTGAGACCCAGTTCAAGCACACAACTGAGTGTAACTGAAAAGTCCTCGTTTAACACACGTTAGGATAGGCTGCTGCACTTAAATGAATATTGGAATTTGTACAATTAATACAAAGCCTTTTAAGATGTAGGCAGCCCTTGTAACCGCAGTGAATGTCACGCACGCCTTGACTTCATGTCCCGTTCCTTTCAGGTGAGGCACAGCAGGGTGTGCGAGAGCTTGACTCCCgaggagaggaagaggcagGAGGTAAAGCTGACAAGTCGCTGCAATTTGAGACCTCTCTGGGTCAGAACCCCCAGTGAGCGCTGCTCCGTTTCCTACACGGTCTCTGTCCTGTTCCCTCGTTTTGGAGCCGCGAGACGAGACAGCAGGGGGCGGTTTGGTGTCGGGGGCGGGGCATGACTGTCCTCCTCGCTGTGGGAACTGGCCGACTGACCGCTACTGCACGGCACCCTGGGAAGCGGCTCAACTGTCTGCGCGCATGAGTCGGTGGCTCACTTAGTGTCGCTGGCCACGTAAATAAACCGAGGGAGGGGCGGCTCAGAGGGACAAATAAACAGTGGGAGGCGGTGGGAAGCAGTGCTTTGTGGGTACGGCGACGGCCACGAGGAGCAGCCACGGCTGCCCAGTTTAGATACTTGCGGTGTAAGCAATGAGTTGGCAGAGAGATGCCCGTGGAGCGACTGACTGcacccttccccctcaggccatCTTCGAACTCATCTCCTCGGAGCACTCGTACCTGCACAGCTTGGAGATACTCATCCGCATGTTCAAGGACTCGCCGGAGCTCGACGACACCATGAACAAGACGGACAAGCACCACCTCTTCTCCAACATTGTGGACGTCTGCGAAGCCAGCAAAAAGTACGTCCTGTTTCCTGTGTCTTACCTTTACCTCGGCCTTCCTGCCCCTGCAGTGACCCCCAGCGACAGTGCCATGTGACTGTGCACCCCATGACACTGTGTCTTTTCGCTTTGGCTCTTCTTCTCCCAACACAAAGATGTCCTTGTGTCTGTTGGTCAGAGAGGAAAGGTCAACAGCTGGGCCCCTCTACAGACAGAACTGCTCTTTTGAGGGACAGTACTGGACGGTCTGCAGCCCAGGAGAGATGGAAGCTGGGAGAGCCATATCATCTCTGGGGGTTTGAGGAACAGCGCTTGGCTCGCTGCCTCGATGTGTCTGCCGCATGGCCcggggacactgctgtcccttGTGTTCCTTGGCAAACTTTCTAACTCCAGACCTAACCATGAGTCATCAGTGAAGTCTCCCTCCTGCTTCCTTGGAAGCTGTGTCTTCATTGAGTTTCCCATAAATGGCAGCTCTGGGTGCGTAGGGGATAGTGCTGATGTCTCGCAGCTCCCGGGAGTTTACCATAGTGTTTCTAatgctgtaaatcaccttggacagatGTTGGATAAACataggcagctggtagcacagtggtaaaAAGCTGCTGCCCTGGGATCCAGAGAttcaaggttcaaatcccaccttgttCTGTACttctcttgagcaaagtactcaccctaaattgctccagtaaaaattacccagctgaataagtGGGTAAATTATATGTCACTTCGGGCTgtttagatgaataaatgtgatgtgtgtttgcctcattcctctgtgtgtgtcatgGCCTGAACCACTGAGTTGTATTGCTGCTGTTCAGGAGCAAGTCCTGGAGGATTGGTGCTCCTGAACTCTTGATCTCCCACAGAACTGCTTGCTCTCTGCTGTTGCTGTCAGAGAAGAGGGACAAACTTCACGCAAGTCCAGTGGACTCTGTGCGCTTTGCGTGGGGGGGTGAGCGCTGGATAGGGCACTTGTCAACGTCCAGTGTGTTGGATGTGTGGTCTCTGTAGCTCGGGAAGAACATGCTGTTATTTTAGGGCCGATGTATGAAGTGCACTGTGGGAAAGTGGCTGGATGCACGCAGTCTGCTGGTTCTGCTCTTGTAGTCTCCGCCCCTACATCTCTGAAGGTTTGGCtcatggaaatgtgtgtgacCCTCTGTGTGACTTCCTGCAAATAGGCTGAGAAGCCCAACAAGTGGTGCTGCTCCCGCTGAGCTCCAGATACCGTGCGGGTTGGAGTGCAGCTCTTGCTGGTACCTCCCTCAACCATGTCTCACCTACTGGCTTTACCTTCTCTTGAATTTTGGGAGACGACAGAGGGACTGCAAGGTTTTTTACGCTGTTTTCCATCTAGTGCCGTGCCTTCAAGTCCAGGcttggggtgggtggggtgagAAACACCCAAGGGTGCTGTGGAGCTCTCACTGACTCTCTTTCCTAGAGGTGGTAGAGAGTCCACTCATGGGAGTTCTGGAACAGGGAGGTGCGATTCAGCTCTGGCCCATGTGACTTGTGTCAGTGTTGGTGTTTCCGCCTCATTGACACGAGTCTCGGGTGTGGGGTCACAGTGCCAGGAGCtcacatgtctgtgtgtttatatacactGTTCAACCTCACCGCATATAACCAGAGCCATATATGGTCTCTGGGAGAGGTGCATCGTGGGACGTGGCCACTTTCATGGGTCTGGCAAGGAGAACGAGAAGAGCAGCCATGAAGTGTAGTTTCAGCATTAATTCAGCCCTTCAGTCTATGTACAGAATGTACAGTAGGTGTACTTTGATTTGCACATATCCCATGTGTGTGTCCCGTCTGGTAAGAAATCAGTTACGTGCCACTGACCCATTCCCTTTCGTTTGTGGGTGACTGACATCttccttttcactttcattACTTACCACTTGCTCTTTGCATTCTGGCTGTAGATCCTTGTAGTACATGTAGGATgttctttatattttcattgcattgtcttttccttctttcttcccTTAAGTGTTTCTATCCACCTGTTATACCAAAGTTTTTTGAGCTTGGTGCTAATACTCAGGacatgtttttgcactttttcaatCTTTGGATGAAGGAAGGAGGTCATGACAGGTACTGGATGAAAACGCAAAAAACTATTTCATTCACATCATCAGGATGGAGACCGGGCCACAAAGCCCTCAGAGAAATTTCAGGAACAGAAAAGTAACTTTGAGGTTTTAGTCTGTCAGGGTCACCATCCACATGGGTCGGAAGAGTGACCGCTTCCTGTTCGTTACAGGAATAAGTGTGCTGAAAGCCTGGCATGTCATTGTGGGACAAGGACTATGATACATCTGCCTTGTGTTAGAAAGTGCCTCCCACTCTGGCTCTGAGTGACGTCCCTGGGGCCAATCCAGGCTGCGGTCCCCTCTTAGTCTCCTGGCTGTGACCTGGAGCTTGAAACCGATTGTGACTCTTAGTCAGTCTGGTGCAGTGTAAGACACTTCTGACATGTCTCCTGCTCTGGTTCCTCTGTCCACACAGGTTCTTCAAAGAGCTTGAGGAAAGGCACAACAAGAATGTTGTCATCGAGGACATTAGTGACATtgtggagaagcacgcgctgtGGACCTTTGAACCCTATGTGACCTATTGCTCCAACGAGATGTACCAGCAGCGAACACTGCAGAGACTCATGTGAGTGCTGGGATGCCTGTCCCTATAGAGCCCTGGGTCATGACCCCATAACCTttaaaatttttggaaaaacagtGGGGACACTGGTGTAAAAGCAATCACCAGAACTTGGAGATCATGTTTGACAGATTGATGTATACTTTTAattacgaaaggtaaagctcggaggttctcggttctggctccgttgtggtggagtGACCtacccgtcactcagaactgcaaaaattctgtctatattcaagaagggtctgtctgaaaactcaccttttccggatccactttgcccaagatctctccagttcatttacggtgtaattgttcacaGATCATAACTTCATAGCATCCCCTGAtataacctttattcagccCCTATGccagcattgtacttgcttatttgttatcttagaatatttaaaaaaaaaaaaaaaaaaaaaaaattggtgggagggtatcaggatttgtcagtcctgtgttttatgcacctactcgaacgatgaacctcgatgcagcaagtggtaggtaactatctagg of Scleropages formosus chromosome 10, fSclFor1.1, whole genome shotgun sequence contains these proteins:
- the LOC108932449 gene encoding rho guanine nucleotide exchange factor 26-like isoform X2; translation: MEECRNEVDLLSSSSSSNNNIAPLWKRRAGDHVGPRGASSSCSKPRPVSYQVDGVLVTDFPVEEGSCGGDTANTAVLRHVLSAPVPKSRVVRSISIGHSSRARRPLSKSASGGEPPTAGDRVPSANGGPQAEESRGDPRQRLSVPVALVSQTDRIVFGSSPESSDRGRRKPDDSMSVVNNNYLECWNPPIEDQDAPSTPRSSSISSGSSMSCTPSDPPTPTSPFAGLLLRQGAEGRVPPGIVLSTNSPAALKMGTQQLIPRGLASNTRLGKAGNHGNQEPAKRAQRVRSMVETGSFSMGGDDGEDAPDSPGALRRGLRSTSYRRAMDSRGDLELPGHTRSHRLSQPVLRDLQEERELLANPGKSRVVEKRKPLPTQRTFDGEEDEVLYQNYQEKALHNDSDEDAEPKEPESDNGIVVQYRSPRISWSQLSVVRHSRVCESLTPEERKRQEAIFELISSEHSYLHSLEILIRMFKDSPELDDTMNKTDKHHLFSNIVDVCEASKKFFKELEERHNKNVVIEDISDIVEKHALWTFEPYVTYCSNEMYQQRTLQRLITKNPAFKEVLARIESHPDCGNLPMISFLILPMQRVTRLPLLMDTICQKTSKNSSQFKECKRALQAVSKLVRQCNEGARRMERTEMMYTINSQLDFKIKAFPLVSSSRWLVKRGELTAFVEENNLFMKRTLRQQVYLFLFNDVLIVTRKKSEENYTVLDYALRDKIQVELYQAEEMSLSPVRAPASMLSSRQPSTSHMFQIRFPNIRSQEVSMVLGAEQLNERARWISALTQSKSDKNADKNAPKQQVEVVRAHMARQPDELSLQVADVVLVSQAVEDGQSRCRSPRGCNDRLVSVFLSLFSLHAHVYRSALDSLGP
- the LOC108932449 gene encoding rho guanine nucleotide exchange factor 26-like isoform X1, with the translated sequence MEECRNEVDLLSSSSSSNNNIAPLWKRRAGDHVGPRGASSSCSKPRPVSYQVDGVLVTDFPVEEGSCGGDTANTAVLRHVLSAPVPKSRVVRSISIGHSSRARRPLSKSASGGEPPTAGDRVPSANGGPQAEESRGDPRQRLSVPVALVSQTDRIVFGSSPESSDRGRRKPDDSMSVVNNNYLECWNPPIEDQDAPSTPRSSSISSGSSMSCTPSDPPTPTSPFAGLLLRQGAEGRVPPGIVLSTNSPAALKMGTQQLIPRGLASNTRLGKAGNHGNQEPAKRAQRVRSMVETGSFSMGGDDGEDAPDSPGALRRGLRSTSYRRAMDSRGDLELPGHTRSHRLSQPVLRDLQEERELLANPGKSRVVEKRKPLPTQRTFDGEEDEVLYQNYQEKALHNDSDEDAEPKEPESDNGIVVQYRSPRISWSQLSVVRHSRVCESLTPEERKRQEAIFELISSEHSYLHSLEILIRMFKDSPELDDTMNKTDKHHLFSNIVDVCEASKKFFKELEERHNKNVVIEDISDIVEKHALWTFEPYVTYCSNEMYQQRTLQRLITKNPAFKEVLARIESHPDCGNLPMISFLILPMQRVTRLPLLMDTICQKTSKNSSQFKECKRALQAVSKLVRQCNEGARRMERTEMMYTINSQLDFKIKAFPLVSSSRWLVKRGELTAFVEENNLFMKRTLRQQVYLFLFNDVLIVTRKKSEENYTVLDYALRDKIQVELYQAEEMSLSPVRAPASMLSSRQPSTSHMFQIRFPNIRSQEVSMVLGAEQLNERARWISALTQSKSDKNADKNAPKQQVEVVRAHMARQPDELSLQVADVVLVSQAVEDGWYEGQRLRDGETGWFPASCAQEITCKATMLRNRERMDRLQRLETNV